The DNA window ATTCCATCAAGTTGTTCCAATTCTCTTTTATAAAAATCAAATATGTATTTCTTCTTAGTTACTCTTTTGATCCAATACCCTAAGCTGTCCTCTTCCAATACCAGCAACTATGTTTACTCATTCTATAATTATAACTTATTTCACTATGTTGATAATGCCTTGCCTGATCTCTGGACTGTGTAGACCAGAAACGAACCTTAGCAATCCTTTCTTCATTATCAGAAACTAACATTCCCTTGCACCAGAAGTGGTGATGATCTTGTTTCCATTAAAGTAGAAAATATCCCATAATCTCCAAAAAGTTTCCTGTATATTTGCACCTTTATATGTAGTTCCCAAACTCTCAGCAGCTTATCTTCCAATCAGAATTGCATTATGTTTCTTACAAATCTCAACAATCTTATCCATATCTACAGCAAGTCCATATAAAATGAACAACTAAAACAGCTTTAGCATTAGGGTACTTTTCAGCTTTCTCTAATGCTATCGGACTCATATTCCAAGTTTTGCTAATCACTATCTATAAACACACCGGTATTGCATTCTGATAAATAATCGGATTAGCTGCTTAGCTGAAAGTAAGACTTTGACAAAAACACAACGTCTCCCTTCACCAACTCCTGCGGCTTTAAGAGCCATATGTATAGCCGCTGTTCCGGAACTTAGTGCTGCAGCATGTCCACACTACCAACAACTGCTGCCTAGTTCCTTTTCAAATTCGTTCACATTCTTGCCAAGAGGTGCTATCCAATTTGTATCAAATGCTTCCTTTATGTACTCTTGCTCATATCCTTCATCGCTCATGTGTGGGGATGATAGATATATTCTACTATTAGTTGTTTTTTGTGTTGTCATAACCTATTGCTTCCTTTCGTCAAGTAGTTTGATAGTTAAACAGTTATTAGCTTCCTCTACCAAAAAAACCTAACCACCCTACCACCATCATACCCAACTTCCCCAAGCCTTCTTCTTATATCATCCTCATAGGTATAGCTGGTAATCACTATAGCATCATGGTTATATTTTTCTATATCGTCTCTTGATATTATCTTATATCCTAACAGTTTCTTGTTTTTCTTAGCCTCATCATCGTCTATTATTCCTGCTATATTTAGCCTAGATGCACCCCTGTCTCTTATTACACTAAGAATAGTCTCTGCTACTTCTCCTGCTCCGTATAGTAATATGTTTCTATAGCCTTTATCTTCTAATTTTTCTAAAAACCCTTCTATGTTCTCTTTCGCTAATCTATATAGTTTTAGTAGCTCATGCAGGTAAGTTATCAATAGATAATTTTTTCCTTCTCACTCCTGCTGATGTTATTTTATATTTCACTGTTTTCGTTGATATGTATTCTCTTATTATATATCCTTTTTCTTCATAATCATTGATATATACATTGATCCATAGAAGGTGCTGCATTTACTAGTTCTGCTAGTTCTTTTTGAGTTGTATCTTCACTATTTTCTATATGCTGAAGTATTGTAAGTTCTTTTAACTCTGCTGTTGGTGTAAAAAATTTAATATTTTTTATAAAGTCCAAACAAATCACTTTCCTTTTCAATCATTTGTTGAATGAACAATTATAATTATACTATTAGTTTTCTTTTTTTTTTATGAATTTGTCGAATGATTATAAGAATATCATTTTTTTTTTTTTTCTACACTATCCCATTTTTTTTTTTTTTTTATTTTTTCATATTTATAATATAAAAACCATCTTAAAATATATGTGAGCATATACTTTTTAACGGTCTTAGATCCTTCACTTGCGTTCAGGATGACAATAAAGTACTATTTATCTATTATCCCAAACATCAAAGTTCCTTTACAAGCCACTTCTCCATCTACATATGCTACTGCTTCTGCTTTGCCTATTCCTCTTCTCATGGATATAAGCTCTACTTCCATCTTTAGTGTGTCTCCGGGTCTTACTTGTTTTTAAATCTTACATCATCTATGCCTGCAAATACTGCTAGTTTGTCTTTGTTTTCCTCTAGAGTCATGACTGCCACTGCTCCTACTTGTGCCATAGCTTCTACTATTAGTACTCCTGGCATTAATGGATTATTTGGAAAATGTCCTTGAAAGAAAGGCTCATTTATAGTTACATTTTTTATTCCGATTGCTTTTTTCCCTTCTTCTAGTTCTATTATCTTGTCTACTAGAAGGAAAGGGTATCTGTGGGGGATTATGTTTTGTATTTCTATGTTGTTTAGCATTTAGTTTCCTCCTTGGATTTTTAAAATAGAGATCCTTCGCTGGCGCTCAGGATGACATATTCGTTCATTATAATGTTAGTAAATAAATTATCAATGGTGCTGTTAGCATATTTAGCAGTGTTGTAATAAATACTCCTTGGGATGCTAATTTTGAATCAGAATTGTATTTGGTTGCGAATATAGCTGTGTTTACTGCTGATGGCATACCTGTTAATGTTACTAGTACCCCTTTCACTATATCTGGCACTTTGAATACGGAAAATATTAGTATCATTGATATAGGGGCTATGAGGAGTCTTATAACTGCTAGTATATAAAGCTTTTTATTGCTCAGTACTTCTGATATTTTTATATCTGCTAGCATTGCTCCTGCTACAAGCATTGCAAGGGGTGTAGTTGTATCTCCTAATAGCTTTAATGGACTGTAGATTATATTCGGCAGCTTTACTGGAGATATGAAAACTAGCAGTCCTATAAATACTGAGATAATTCCAGGATTTATGAAGTTTTTCAATCCTGAATTGGTTTTATCTTCAATTGCATTATGAGCAGTCATATATTTTACTCTAGTGTCCATGTCAACAGATTGAATAGAAGATTGTATATTGCTCCATAAAATATTCCTATGTCTCCGAACATGGCTTTTAATATGGGAAATCCCATAAAACCAGTGTTAGGGAATACTATTAAAAAGCTATACACACCTTTTTGAGGCTCATCAGGTTTAAATACTTTATTGAATATAATTGCAATTATTATGACTATACCGTATGAAATAGCTCCATATATGAAGGTTAGCACAGAGTTATTAAGCATTTCTAATGAAAAGCTGTAGTTCATAGCTGTTATCATCATAAATGGAAGTGTTACGTTTAATATTAGTCCAGATAAATCTTTTATCATCTGGTCTGATATTACATTTTTCTTTTTAATTATGAAGCCTATTAATATTAAAATAAATAAAATCATTGTCTGGGTAAGTACTGTCATTAATAACCTCCGATTTTAATAATAAACATTAGTGCTCAAAGTCCATCTATAGAAAAGTACAATAATAAAAGAAGGCTTAAGCCTTCTTTCATTTATAATAACATTTTTTTGATATTATCGCCATATTTATTTAGGTTAAGGAATAAATTATGAAAGTACTGCTATCCTCTATTCTTTCTTCACTTTTATATATTCATATATAACCTTGTCCATTTCTTGGCTAATACCAAGCAATTCTTCTGCATTGCAGCCATCCATATCATCAGTAAGCCTATTTAGCTGTTCTCTCAGCCCTTCCATCCGTTTTTCTACTTCATACATGCGTATATCCCCCAATTCTTTGATTATGGAGCAAATCATAATATTATGCTTGCTCCATAAATATCCTAATCTATTATTTGATTAACTCAAAAACTGGGTTAATAATTTTTTGCTGCATTACATCAATAAAACCGTAATCAGTTACTGCATATTCAGGTATAGCAGCTAGACATATAAAGGAAAGAAACATAAACGGAATGCTTATAGTACAGCCTAGTTCGTGGATTTTAGAATTCAATATTTTTTTCTGTGAAGCTAGTTCCCATGCATCTAAATCTGATAGCAGACCTAAAATAGGATACTCCACTTCGCAAATAACCTCACCATTGTTAACTAGGACCTGACCTCCTTGGATATCTGCTATACGATTTACAGCAAGAGCCATGTCTTCAAAATTGGTTCCTAAAACTATTATATTGTGATTATCATGACCTACTGATGATGCAATCGCACCAGATTTTAAATTAAACCCCCCCATAAAGGCCTTGCCAATATTTCCATTTTTCCCATGACGTTCTACCTGTGCTATGTATAAAATATCCTGTTCTAAATCGCATTCAACAACTCCATCTTTAACAGGTAG is part of the Proteiniborus sp. MB09-C3 genome and encodes:
- a CDS encoding AEC family transporter; protein product: MTAHNAIEDKTNSGLKNFINPGIISVFIGLLVFISPVKLPNIIYSPLKLLGDTTTPLAMLVAGAMLADIKISEVLSNKKLYILAVIRLLIAPISMILIFSVFKVPDIVKGVLVTLTGMPSAVNTAIFATKYNSDSKLASQGVFITTLLNMLTAPLIIYLLTL
- a CDS encoding AEC family transporter — translated: MTVLTQTMILFILILIGFIIKKKNVISDQMIKDLSGLILNVTLPFMMITAMNYSFSLEMLNNSVLTFIYGAISYGIVIIIAIIFNKVFKPDEPQKGVYSFLIVFPNTGFMGFPILKAMFGDIGIFYGAIYNLLFNLLTWTLE
- a CDS encoding Spo0E family sporulation regulatory protein-aspartic acid phosphatase, whose translation is MYEVEKRMEGLREQLNRLTDDMDGCNAEELLGISQEMDKVIYEYIKVKKE